A part of Solicola gregarius genomic DNA contains:
- a CDS encoding MurR/RpiR family transcriptional regulator, translating into MARLPDWARERLEGGRVGPGAARVIEILELQPQLASYASTAEIAERAGVNIATVVRTAQALGFSGWSELRQEIRSRYLASLSAVQVLSEHQAPGASRTRDAVRQDLANLEALANTIDQQQISTIAQVIADADRTVVIGSGSFISPGLQLSHGGQTMGLDVRFGRGGGTTLFNEVSLLGQGDVVVAFSFWWLAKEVLEAARVAADAGATVILLTDRRSTRFSELADHALIVPSEGAGTFPSMTGAMTVINCVLAEIAEYAEPRVREAIVRAEAVWRANDLFD; encoded by the coding sequence GTGGCTCGACTACCGGACTGGGCGCGCGAGCGGCTCGAGGGGGGACGCGTCGGTCCCGGTGCTGCGCGGGTCATCGAGATCCTCGAGCTGCAGCCGCAGCTCGCGTCGTACGCCTCCACCGCGGAGATCGCGGAGCGCGCGGGCGTCAACATCGCGACGGTCGTACGCACGGCGCAGGCCCTCGGCTTCAGCGGGTGGTCCGAGCTGCGGCAGGAGATCCGCAGCCGGTACCTCGCGTCGCTCTCGGCCGTTCAGGTGCTGAGCGAACATCAGGCTCCGGGCGCCAGCCGCACGCGCGACGCCGTACGTCAGGACCTCGCGAACCTCGAGGCGCTCGCGAACACGATCGACCAGCAACAGATCTCGACCATTGCGCAGGTGATCGCCGACGCGGACCGCACGGTCGTGATCGGCAGCGGCAGCTTCATCTCGCCGGGGCTCCAGTTGTCGCACGGAGGCCAGACGATGGGCCTCGATGTCCGGTTCGGACGTGGCGGTGGGACCACCCTGTTCAACGAGGTCAGCCTGTTGGGGCAAGGCGATGTCGTTGTCGCGTTCAGCTTCTGGTGGCTGGCGAAGGAGGTACTCGAGGCGGCGCGCGTGGCGGCCGACGCGGGTGCGACCGTCATCCTGCTCACCGACCGGCGATCGACGCGGTTCAGCGAGCTCGCCGATCACGCGTTGATCGTGCCGAGTGAGGGTGCCGGGACGTTCCCGTCGATGACGGGCGCGATGACCGTCATCAACTGCGTGCTCGCGGAGATCGCCGAGTACGCGGAGCCACGTGTGCGCGAGGCGATCGTCCGCGCCGAGGCCGTCTGGCGGGCCAACGACCTGTTCGACTGA
- a CDS encoding sodium:solute symporter family protein has product MQTVHISILIAYLAVMVAVGAWFSRRRHVSSGDDFMFAGRSLPKPVLIGTLLATWVGSGTIIGGANFAYTYGPLASIFFLAGTPMGILALYYVSRKVRSASRYTVPELLEARFGLAARMIAAGITLLAYTGIVAYQFTGGGYIISMITSLSTGEGTLLVAALVTFLAIGGGLFSVAWTDFLSALVIVFGLVVAIPLVIGDDVGGFGAYWNDLPETSTTWSGGLSGLELLGYFLPLFLLILADQNMYQRLTAAQDEGTARSSTAGFFFSSFLVTVPVALLGSAAVILMPNINPDTAILSLASEHYLPAVIGGLVLAGALAFIVTTGSSFLLSGASNVVYDGFARFSKTELPDASRLRIHRVTVLAIAATAYVLGKFFPSVLELQLYSYTVYGVALAPPVLAVLLWKRATRAGALTCMILGTVVTITWEELDQPLDVNSVLISLPVALVSLVGVSLLTKPSDPLEASVEDSAPGARS; this is encoded by the coding sequence ATGCAGACGGTCCACATCTCCATCCTGATCGCGTACCTGGCCGTCATGGTGGCCGTCGGCGCCTGGTTCAGCAGACGCCGGCACGTCAGCTCGGGCGACGACTTCATGTTCGCGGGGCGGTCGCTGCCCAAGCCGGTGCTGATCGGTACGTTGCTCGCCACCTGGGTGGGGTCCGGCACGATCATCGGCGGGGCCAACTTCGCGTACACGTACGGCCCGCTCGCGTCGATCTTCTTCCTGGCCGGTACGCCGATGGGGATCCTGGCGCTCTACTACGTGTCGCGCAAGGTGCGCTCGGCGTCGCGGTACACGGTGCCCGAGCTGCTCGAGGCGCGGTTCGGGCTTGCGGCGCGGATGATCGCCGCGGGGATCACGCTGCTCGCGTACACCGGCATCGTCGCGTACCAGTTCACCGGCGGCGGCTACATCATCAGCATGATCACGTCGCTCTCCACGGGAGAAGGCACGCTGCTCGTCGCCGCTCTCGTCACGTTCCTCGCGATCGGCGGCGGCCTGTTCTCGGTTGCGTGGACCGACTTCCTCTCGGCACTGGTCATCGTGTTCGGGCTCGTCGTCGCGATCCCGTTGGTCATCGGAGACGATGTCGGGGGCTTCGGCGCGTACTGGAACGACCTCCCGGAGACCTCGACGACCTGGTCCGGTGGGCTCAGCGGTCTGGAGCTGCTCGGGTACTTCCTGCCGCTGTTCCTGCTCATTCTCGCCGACCAGAACATGTACCAGCGGCTCACCGCCGCGCAGGACGAGGGCACCGCCCGCAGCTCGACCGCGGGGTTCTTCTTCAGCAGCTTCCTGGTCACGGTGCCGGTTGCGCTGCTCGGGTCGGCCGCGGTGATCCTGATGCCGAACATCAATCCCGACACGGCGATCCTGTCACTGGCCTCGGAGCACTACCTGCCGGCGGTGATCGGTGGCCTGGTGCTCGCGGGTGCGCTTGCGTTCATCGTCACGACCGGGTCGTCGTTCCTGCTCTCGGGCGCGAGCAACGTGGTGTACGACGGGTTCGCGCGGTTCTCGAAGACGGAGCTCCCGGACGCGAGCCGGTTGCGCATCCACCGGGTCACGGTGCTGGCGATCGCCGCGACCGCGTACGTACTCGGCAAGTTCTTCCCATCGGTGCTCGAGCTGCAGCTGTACTCGTACACCGTCTACGGCGTCGCGTTGGCGCCGCCGGTGCTGGCCGTGCTGCTGTGGAAGCGCGCGACGCGTGCGGGCGCCCTCACCTGCATGATTCTCGGCACCGTCGTGACGATCACCTGGGAGGAGCTCGACCAGCCGCTCGACGTCAACTCCGTGCTGATCTCGCTTCCGGTCGCGCTCGTCTCCCTGGTCGGCGTCAGCCTGCTCACCAAGCCGTCCGACCCGCTGGAGGCGTCGGTCGAAGACTCCGCACCGGGAGCGAGATCGTGA
- a CDS encoding HAD family hydrolase — MNLADYDALSFDCYGTLIDWEAGMGAVLDAWARDVEVELDRESLLTAYADHEARTLRESPAMLYPTALATSMRALGSELGAPVSDTWAARFGASVPDWPAFPDSHDALVRLGERFSLIILSNVDRAGFEGSRRRLDVIFDHVITAQDVGSYKPSPRNFDALEQLRVREGIGEGRLLHVAQSLFHDHVPVKRIGLSSVWINRRHDRPGWGATPDPDAEAHPDWEFPSMAAFVDAVDEAAANK; from the coding sequence GTGAACCTCGCCGACTACGACGCCCTCAGCTTCGACTGCTACGGCACGTTGATCGACTGGGAGGCCGGCATGGGCGCCGTGCTCGACGCGTGGGCGCGCGATGTCGAGGTCGAGCTCGACCGTGAGTCGCTGCTCACCGCGTACGCCGACCACGAGGCGAGGACCCTCCGTGAGTCGCCGGCGATGCTCTACCCGACGGCGTTGGCGACGAGCATGCGGGCGCTCGGCAGCGAGCTCGGCGCCCCGGTTTCGGACACGTGGGCGGCAAGGTTCGGTGCGTCGGTGCCCGACTGGCCGGCCTTCCCCGACTCACATGATGCGCTCGTACGACTGGGTGAGCGGTTCTCGCTGATCATCTTGTCGAACGTCGACCGAGCCGGCTTCGAGGGCTCGCGTCGGCGGCTCGACGTCATTTTCGATCACGTGATCACGGCGCAGGACGTCGGCTCGTACAAGCCATCGCCGCGCAACTTCGACGCGCTCGAGCAGTTGCGCGTACGCGAGGGCATCGGCGAGGGGCGGTTGCTGCACGTCGCGCAGAGCCTGTTCCACGACCACGTTCCGGTCAAGCGGATCGGACTGTCGTCGGTGTGGATCAACCGACGCCACGACCGGCCGGGCTGGGGTGCGACGCCCGACCCGGACGCGGAGGCGCATCCGGACTGGGAGTTCCCGAGCATGGCGGCGTTCGTGGACGCCGTCGACGAGGCGGCGGCCAACAAATAG
- the upp gene encoding uracil phosphoribosyltransferase, translated as MRIHVADHPLISHKLTALRDINTDSPTFRRLTEELVTLLAYEATRDVRTEPVRVETPVSPADGVRLSSPKPLVVPILRAGLGMLEGMQRLLPTAEVGFLGMIRNEETLEASTYAERLPDDLAGRQCYLLDPMLATGGTLSAAIDFLVERGANDITAVCLLAAPEGIARVETDLGGINVPVTLVTAALDDKLNEVGYIVPGLGDAGDRLYGVVD; from the coding sequence ATGCGCATCCATGTCGCCGACCACCCGTTGATCTCGCACAAGCTGACCGCGTTGCGCGACATCAACACCGACTCCCCGACGTTTCGCCGTCTGACCGAGGAGCTCGTCACCCTGCTCGCGTACGAGGCCACGCGTGACGTGCGCACCGAGCCGGTACGCGTCGAGACTCCCGTCTCACCGGCCGACGGTGTCCGGCTGTCCAGCCCGAAGCCGCTCGTCGTACCGATCCTGCGCGCCGGACTCGGCATGCTCGAGGGCATGCAGCGGCTGCTCCCGACGGCGGAGGTCGGCTTCCTCGGGATGATCCGCAACGAGGAGACGCTGGAGGCGTCGACGTACGCCGAGCGCCTGCCCGACGATCTGGCAGGCCGCCAGTGCTACCTGCTCGACCCGATGCTCGCGACCGGCGGCACGCTGTCGGCAGCGATCGACTTCCTGGTCGAGCGCGGGGCCAACGACATCACCGCCGTCTGCCTGCTCGCGGCGCCCGAGGGCATCGCCCGGGTCGAGACCGACCTCGGCGGCATCAACGTCCCGGTCACCCTGGTCACCGCCGCCCTCGACGACAAGCTCAACGAGGTCGGCTATATCGTGCCCGGCCTCGGCGACGCGGGCGACCGGCTCTACGGCGTCGTCGACTGA
- a CDS encoding tRNA adenosine deaminase-associated protein, which translates to MADDSVDFAVVAYREEGIWQLATLPRAVGEDIDDLITALRPWPGDAGVLGLVSVDEDFFVLVRVAGDDVRVFLSDVTAVTEWPLASSIAEYLDLPDPDDDEEPQPAGDSDVVQEFGMTAVDLAVLCDDDELYPDEMLSDVAERLGFGAQLASIVEAAKA; encoded by the coding sequence ATGGCCGACGACTCGGTCGACTTCGCCGTCGTCGCGTACCGCGAAGAGGGCATCTGGCAGCTAGCGACGCTGCCGCGGGCCGTTGGCGAAGACATCGACGATCTGATCACCGCGCTCCGTCCCTGGCCCGGTGACGCCGGCGTGCTCGGCCTCGTCTCGGTCGACGAAGACTTCTTCGTGCTGGTACGCGTGGCCGGTGACGACGTACGCGTGTTCCTGAGCGACGTCACGGCGGTGACAGAGTGGCCGCTCGCGAGCAGTATCGCCGAGTACCTCGACCTGCCCGATCCCGATGACGACGAGGAACCCCAGCCCGCCGGCGACTCCGACGTGGTCCAGGAGTTCGGCATGACCGCGGTCGATCTCGCCGTGCTGTGCGACGACGACGAGCTCTATCCCGACGAGATGCTGTCCGACGTCGCCGAGCGGCTCGGGTTCGGTGCGCAGCTCGCGTCGATCGTCGAGGCCGCCAAGGCATGA
- the tadA gene encoding tRNA adenosine(34) deaminase TadA: MSGAAWADPMRAALDEAAAARASADVPVGAVVVDAAGDVIGRGRNTRERDHDPFGHAEMVALRDAAAAAHTWRMDDFTLVVTLEPCTMCAGALVSARVGRLVFGAFDPKAGAVGSLWDVVRDRRLNHRPEVISGVLADESGDLLRDFFAQRRTD, from the coding sequence ATGAGTGGCGCCGCCTGGGCCGATCCGATGCGTGCCGCGCTCGATGAGGCCGCCGCAGCGCGCGCGTCGGCGGACGTACCCGTCGGTGCGGTTGTGGTCGACGCGGCAGGAGACGTCATCGGGCGCGGACGCAACACCCGTGAGCGTGACCACGATCCGTTCGGGCATGCGGAGATGGTCGCCCTGCGCGACGCCGCGGCCGCCGCGCACACCTGGCGGATGGACGACTTCACACTGGTCGTGACGCTCGAGCCCTGCACGATGTGCGCGGGCGCGCTGGTCTCCGCGCGGGTCGGCCGCCTGGTGTTCGGTGCCTTCGACCCGAAGGCGGGTGCGGTCGGCTCGTTGTGGGACGTCGTCCGCGACCGCCGGCTCAACCATCGTCCGGAGGTCATCTCCGGGGTGCTCGCGGACGAGTCCGGCGACCTTCTGCGTGACTTCTTCGCGCAGCGGCGTACGGACTGA
- the dinB gene encoding DNA polymerase IV: MSEDAILHADLDAFYASVEQRDDPALRGRPVIVGGGVVLAASYEAKARGVQTAMGGRQALRLCPDAIVVGPRMSAYVEASRAVFDVFENTSPLVEGLSIDEAFLDVGGLRRLRGSPEHIAHNLRRDVRREVGLPISVGVAGTKFLAKVASAVSKPDGLLVVPSGGELDFLYPLPIERLWGVGRVTSARLRSRGVRTVADLAALDEDVLARLVGRGAGRHLHAVSHNRDPRQVEVGHRRGSVGAQHSLGRSEPTADDLDAVLLALVDRVCRRLRKGERTARTVTLRLRFDDYTRATRSHTMPAPTDRTDVVVAAARSLLHLARHIIECSGITLLGVAVSGLANGPPQLELPLERVPPRELDGAVDAVRRRFGTSALNRAVQLGRRDPLEVPLLPD; encoded by the coding sequence GTGAGCGAGGATGCGATCCTGCATGCCGACCTCGACGCCTTCTACGCATCGGTCGAGCAGCGCGACGATCCGGCCCTGCGTGGCAGGCCGGTCATCGTCGGCGGTGGCGTGGTCCTCGCCGCGAGCTACGAGGCGAAGGCGCGCGGGGTGCAGACGGCGATGGGCGGCCGCCAGGCACTGCGCCTCTGCCCGGACGCGATCGTGGTCGGGCCGCGGATGTCGGCGTACGTCGAGGCGAGTCGCGCCGTGTTCGACGTCTTCGAGAACACCAGCCCGTTGGTCGAGGGCCTCTCGATCGACGAGGCGTTCCTCGACGTCGGGGGGTTGCGCCGGCTGCGGGGGTCGCCCGAGCACATCGCGCACAACCTGCGCCGCGACGTACGCCGCGAGGTCGGGCTGCCGATCTCCGTTGGCGTTGCGGGTACGAAGTTCCTGGCCAAGGTGGCGAGCGCCGTCTCCAAACCCGACGGGCTGCTTGTCGTGCCCTCCGGCGGCGAGCTCGACTTCCTGTATCCGCTGCCGATAGAGCGGCTCTGGGGAGTCGGCCGGGTCACGTCCGCCCGGCTGCGGTCGCGCGGCGTCCGCACGGTCGCCGACCTCGCGGCGCTCGACGAGGACGTCTTGGCCCGACTCGTCGGTCGCGGTGCCGGGCGACACCTGCATGCCGTCTCGCACAACCGCGACCCCCGTCAGGTGGAGGTGGGGCACCGACGCGGATCGGTCGGTGCCCAACACAGCCTGGGCCGATCGGAACCGACCGCCGACGATCTCGACGCCGTCCTGCTCGCCCTGGTCGACCGCGTGTGCCGTCGCCTCCGCAAGGGCGAGCGCACGGCGCGTACTGTCACGCTCCGCCTGCGCTTCGACGACTACACGCGTGCGACGCGGTCGCACACGATGCCGGCGCCAACCGACCGTACGGACGTCGTTGTAGCGGCGGCACGGTCGCTGCTCCACCTGGCCCGACACATCATCGAGTGCAGCGGCATCACCCTGCTCGGCGTCGCCGTCTCCGGGCTCGCCAACGGGCCGCCACAGCTGGAGCTGCCGCTCGAGCGGGTTCCACCCCGTGAGCTCGACGGCGCGGTCGACGCCGTACGCCGACGGTTCGGTACGTCGGCGCTCAATCGTGCGGTCCAGCTGGGTCGGCGCGATCCGCTCGAGGTGCCGCTGCTTCCGGACTAG
- a CDS encoding MFS transporter, protein MSDTESATHTGALEPGALRRVVAVLCVTQITGFGVLYYAFPVLATEIASDTGWSTIAVTAAFSAGQVTSGVVGIVVGRHIDRFGPRAIMTAGSVLAVPAVLVIAWSPTYAAFVIGWIIAGMAMSAVLYPPAFAALTHWGGSRRVQALTALTLVAGLASTVFAPLTAFTTSHLEWRTTYVVLIVGFAAVTIPAHWYGLRRPWRREQTGDTQPRGGRSRIGATVRSPTFIILAVAMSMTAFSVYAVVINLVPLFIEHGYSAGQGAIALGLGGIGQVCGRLGYARFAAVTSYTVRGAIIIGVVAASTGTLAAVSGPLAALVAASVAVGVGRGTYTLVQATAISDRWGTANFGSLNGILTAPMLIASAIAPFAGAALAELTGSQARSFVVLAAVAAVAAGLFLATTPRSPSPEAAAPRADRADPAGPHD, encoded by the coding sequence GTGAGCGATACGGAGTCGGCGACGCACACGGGCGCCCTCGAGCCCGGTGCGTTGCGCCGGGTCGTCGCAGTTCTGTGCGTCACCCAGATCACCGGCTTCGGAGTGCTGTACTACGCGTTCCCGGTGCTCGCGACGGAGATCGCAAGCGACACCGGCTGGTCGACCATCGCCGTGACCGCCGCGTTCTCGGCGGGCCAGGTCACCTCCGGGGTCGTCGGCATCGTCGTCGGCCGGCACATCGACCGATTCGGACCGCGGGCGATCATGACGGCCGGGTCGGTGCTCGCCGTTCCGGCCGTCCTGGTGATCGCCTGGTCGCCGACGTACGCAGCATTCGTGATCGGCTGGATCATCGCGGGCATGGCGATGTCGGCGGTTCTCTACCCGCCGGCGTTCGCGGCGCTCACCCATTGGGGTGGCAGCCGGCGCGTACAGGCGCTCACGGCGCTGACGCTCGTGGCCGGGCTGGCGAGCACGGTCTTCGCACCGCTCACCGCCTTCACCACCTCGCACCTCGAGTGGCGTACGACGTACGTCGTCCTCATCGTCGGGTTCGCGGCCGTGACGATCCCGGCACACTGGTACGGGCTACGCCGGCCATGGCGCCGCGAGCAGACCGGCGACACCCAGCCACGAGGCGGACGATCCCGGATCGGGGCAACCGTGCGCTCGCCGACCTTCATCATCCTCGCGGTTGCGATGAGCATGACCGCGTTCAGCGTGTACGCGGTCGTGATCAACCTGGTGCCGCTGTTCATCGAGCACGGTTACAGCGCCGGCCAAGGCGCGATCGCCCTCGGCCTCGGAGGAATCGGTCAGGTGTGCGGCCGGCTCGGGTACGCGCGCTTCGCGGCCGTCACGAGCTACACCGTACGAGGCGCGATCATCATCGGCGTCGTCGCCGCGAGCACCGGCACGCTCGCGGCCGTCTCCGGGCCGCTCGCCGCCCTCGTCGCCGCCTCGGTCGCGGTCGGCGTCGGCCGCGGGACGTACACACTCGTGCAGGCGACGGCCATCAGTGACCGCTGGGGCACTGCGAACTTCGGCTCCCTGAACGGGATCCTGACCGCACCGATGCTGATCGCCTCCGCGATCGCCCCGTTCGCCGGCGCCGCACTCGCCGAGCTGACCGGTAGCCAGGCGCGGTCGTTCGTCGTACTCGCCGCGGTCGCGGCCGTCGCCGCCGGGTTGTTCCTGGCTACGACTCCGCGTTCTCCTAGTCCGGAAGCAGCGGCACCTCGAGCGGATCGCGCCGACCCAGCTGGACCGCACGATTGA
- a CDS encoding NAD(P)-binding domain-containing protein, with translation MSDLPVAVIGAGPTGLAAAAHLRTRGRAAVVLEAGPSAGTAVRDWAHVRLFSPWRELIDPSAAALLDASGWQTPDGDRYPTGGDWVDGYLQPLADALDPVVHYGARVTGVARSGRDRLVDSGRDGASFVVHVNGRDGEERIEASAVLDASGTWSRPNPLGGDGLPALGESAARVTYRVPDLRDPSTRDRYAGKHIAVAGTGASAMTALVALGELADEAPGTRVSWLVRRGSATNAFGGGDNDQLVERGALGRRAQQAVNAGHVRTSTGFRARALVPHGEQVDIESFDGQRVERVDEIVAVTGMRPDLSYLSEIRLDLDPVLHSPKALAPLIDPNIHSCGTVYPHGAKELAQPDAGFYLVGMKSYGRAPSFLAMTGYEQVRSVVAEIAGDHEAAERVELTLPDTGVCGGAGLFDEDESAASGGCCGTATDEVLTIGGTIRG, from the coding sequence ATGTCCGACCTTCCCGTCGCGGTGATCGGGGCCGGCCCGACCGGGCTGGCCGCGGCCGCCCACCTGCGCACCCGAGGCCGCGCCGCGGTCGTACTCGAGGCAGGCCCGAGCGCCGGCACGGCGGTCCGCGACTGGGCGCACGTCCGGCTCTTCTCGCCATGGCGCGAGCTGATCGACCCGTCGGCCGCCGCGTTGCTCGACGCATCCGGTTGGCAGACCCCGGACGGCGACCGCTATCCCACCGGAGGCGACTGGGTCGACGGCTACCTCCAACCGCTCGCCGACGCTCTCGACCCGGTCGTACACTACGGCGCCCGGGTCACCGGCGTAGCGCGGAGCGGGCGCGACCGCCTCGTCGACTCCGGACGCGACGGCGCCTCGTTCGTCGTGCACGTGAACGGACGCGACGGCGAGGAACGAATCGAGGCGAGCGCCGTACTCGACGCTTCGGGCACGTGGTCGCGGCCGAACCCACTCGGCGGTGATGGCCTGCCGGCGCTCGGCGAGTCCGCCGCGCGGGTGACGTATCGCGTACCCGACCTGCGCGACCCGTCGACGCGCGATCGGTATGCCGGCAAGCACATCGCGGTCGCCGGCACGGGCGCGTCGGCCATGACCGCGCTCGTCGCGCTCGGCGAGCTGGCCGATGAGGCACCCGGCACCCGGGTCAGCTGGCTCGTCCGCCGCGGCAGCGCCACCAATGCATTCGGCGGCGGCGACAACGACCAGCTGGTCGAGCGTGGCGCGCTCGGGCGACGCGCACAGCAGGCCGTCAACGCCGGCCACGTGCGTACGTCCACCGGGTTCCGCGCGAGGGCACTGGTCCCGCACGGCGAGCAGGTCGACATCGAGTCGTTCGACGGGCAGCGGGTCGAGCGCGTCGACGAGATCGTCGCCGTCACGGGCATGCGGCCAGACCTGTCGTACCTGTCCGAGATCCGGCTCGATCTCGACCCGGTGCTCCACTCGCCCAAGGCACTCGCGCCCTTGATCGACCCCAACATCCACTCCTGCGGCACGGTCTACCCGCACGGTGCGAAGGAGCTGGCGCAACCCGATGCCGGCTTCTACCTGGTGGGCATGAAGAGCTACGGCAGAGCACCCTCGTTCCTCGCGATGACCGGGTACGAGCAGGTGCGCTCCGTCGTCGCGGAGATCGCGGGCGATCACGAGGCGGCCGAACGCGTCGAGCTGACCCTCCCGGACACAGGCGTCTGCGGCGGCGCCGGCCTGTTCGACGAGGACGAGTCGGCGGCGTCGGGCGGCTGCTGCGGCACCGCGACCGACGAGGTGCTGACCATCGGGGGCACCATACGAGGGTGA
- a CDS encoding helix-turn-helix domain-containing GNAT family N-acetyltransferase: protein MTTSQTTAMSVDDARTYADWFACIGDPTRVRMLHTIASEPSGSTTVGALASALGISQSTASHHVRRLADVGFVLVDKHGTTTVVSVNTACCTGLPHAADVVMGSVQRLPCCPDEVPGVGVRALAERDWTDVRRIYAEGIETGQATFETDVPATAALDRKWLDGHRWVAEVDGQVAGWAAVAPVSQRKCYAGVGESSVYVGDGWRGRGVGKALVRKQVMAADSDGLWTLQTSIFPENRASVGLHHSAGFRTVGVRERIAELNGEWRDTVFMERRSGH, encoded by the coding sequence GTGACCACAAGCCAGACCACTGCCATGTCCGTCGACGATGCGCGTACCTACGCCGACTGGTTCGCCTGCATCGGTGATCCCACCCGGGTGCGGATGCTGCACACGATCGCCTCGGAGCCCAGCGGTTCGACGACGGTCGGCGCCCTCGCGAGCGCGCTCGGCATCTCCCAGTCGACCGCGTCGCACCACGTACGCCGGCTCGCCGATGTCGGATTCGTGCTCGTCGACAAGCACGGTACGACGACGGTCGTGTCGGTCAACACCGCCTGCTGCACGGGGCTGCCCCATGCCGCCGACGTCGTGATGGGCTCGGTGCAGCGGTTGCCGTGCTGCCCGGACGAGGTGCCGGGCGTAGGCGTGCGGGCACTCGCGGAGCGCGACTGGACGGACGTACGCCGGATCTACGCGGAAGGCATCGAGACCGGGCAGGCGACCTTCGAGACCGACGTGCCGGCGACGGCAGCGTTGGATCGCAAATGGCTCGACGGGCACCGTTGGGTCGCCGAGGTCGACGGCCAGGTCGCCGGGTGGGCCGCAGTCGCGCCGGTTTCGCAACGCAAGTGCTACGCCGGTGTCGGCGAGTCGTCGGTCTACGTCGGCGACGGTTGGCGTGGTCGCGGCGTCGGCAAGGCCCTGGTCCGCAAGCAGGTCATGGCGGCCGACTCCGACGGACTCTGGACGCTGCAGACGTCGATCTTCCCGGAGAACCGGGCGAGCGTCGGCCTGCACCACTCGGCGGGCTTTCGAACCGTCGGCGTACGCGAGCGGATCGCCGAGCTGAACGGCGAGTGGCGCGACACCGTGTTCATGGAGCGCCGGTCAGGTCACTGA